A single Rhopalosiphum padi isolate XX-2018 chromosome 4, ASM2088224v1, whole genome shotgun sequence DNA region contains:
- the LOC132929037 gene encoding ubiquitin-like modifier-activating enzyme ATG7 codes for MDNLPEMNEENAKTSVKDETLLRFEPLSSCLDPNFWFKVCQLKLEVDKLDEVHRPLIGYYTSNNNPYISLDCSSFNQEVNDETSFKYIARGYCLNKNTIDSFKTCDKNELLKGFGERLLDDFQSGRAIEDPSIILTFDVLMFTDLKRYIFYYWFAFPSFSGPKYCLNDAPTLLKNIFSPTQFDLLAFGFKNLKIDQRGFFGIALTKEGNLTVMTLKEYIDLLKNNTENDSVGYLVFADPSDLLNNPGWPLRNLLYLILFHCPSIRTSVLRVIALRGSPTTKFSASMLFNIKLSSEMVLNQDAIKFVGWEKNSKGIFCPKYVDLSKTMDSTKQAKASVDLNLKLMKWRIAPDLNLDIVAQSKCLIIGAGTLGCCVARNLMAWGVHNITFIDNGKVSYSNPVRQSLYRHSHCINSNTYKALAAADVLREIHPEINSTGIVMSIPMPGHAANIDDHKNVDLLSKLIEDNDVIFLLTDSRESRWLPTMLSTLHNKLAITAALGFESYLVLRHGVEVQDVSSVEKKLGCYFCNDVTAPGNSLVDKTLDQQCTVTRPGVSNIAGALAVELFVSYIQLKYNVLANAKCCLGIVPHSIRGFISDFQQIIPFTSSFFQCIACSPTVINDFLKKKEEFLSNVFTNPNYLEDLTGLTSLKNEFENIQIFEMNDSDVEDSGTYSERV; via the exons atggataATTTACCag aaatGAATGAAGAAAATGCAAAAACCTCAGTAAAAGATGAAACATTATTGCGATTTGAACCATTGTCATCTTGTCTTGATCCTAATTTTTGGTTCAAAGTCTGTCAATTAAAATTAGAAGTTGATAAACTAGATGAAGTCCATAGACCGTTGATTGGATATTATACTTCCAATAATAATCCATATATATCACTTGACTGTTCTTCCTTTAACca agaaGTTAATGATGAAacatcttttaaatatattgctcGTGGctactgtttaaataaaaacacaatagaTTCATTTAAAACATGTGATAAAAATGAGTTGTTAAAAGGATTTGGTGAACGGTTATTAGATGATTTCCAATCTGGTAGAGCTATTGAAGACCCATCCATAATTCTAACTTTTGATGTATTAATGTTTACG gatttaaaacgatatattttttactattggtTTGCTTTCCCATCATTTTCCGGGCCAAAGTATTGTCTAAATGATGCTCCTACgttgcttaaaaatatattttctcctACACAg tttgattTATTGGCTTTTggatttaaaaatctaaaaattgacCAAAGAGGATTTTTTGGAATTGCACTCACAAAAGAAGGAAACCTTACTGTTATGACTCTAAAAGAATACATAGAtttactcaaaaataatacagaaAATGATTCAGTAGGTTATTTAGTGTTTGCTGATCCatctgatttattaaataatcctGGATGGCCATTACGAAATCttctgtatttaattttatttcactg tcccTCTATAAGAACTTCAGTGTTGAGAGTAATAGCATTACGAGGTTCTCCTACTACTAAATTTTCAGCAAgcatgttatttaatataaaactatctt ctGAAATGGTTCTTAATCAAGATGCTATTAAATTTGTGGGTTGGGAAAAAAATTCTAAAGGAATTTTCTGTCCCAAATATGTAGACCTAAGTAAAACCATGGATTCTACaaa acaaGCAAAAGCATCTGTAGATTTAAATCTTAAGTTAATGAAATGGCGCATTGCTCCTGACTTAAACTTAGATATTGTTGCtcaatcaaaatgtttaattattgggGCTGGCACACTTGGTTGTTGTGTGGCTAGAAATTTAatg GCATGGGGTGTTcataacataacatttattgATAATGGGAAAGTATCATATTCAAATCCAGTAAGGCAGTCATTATACAGACATTCTCATTGTATCAATTCAAATACTTACAAAGCATTAGCTGCCGCTGATGTATTACGTGAAATACATCCAGAAATT aatagTACTGGTATTGTCATGAGTATTCCAATGCCTGGCCACGCAGCAAACATTGATGATCATAAAAATGTAGATTTATTATCCAAATTAATAGAAGATAatgatgttatatttttgttaactgATTCTCGAGAAAGTCGTTGGTTACCTACCATGTTATCTACATTGCACAataag ctTGCCATAACTGCGGCATTAGGATTTGAATCATATTTAGTACTCAGACACGGAGTTGAAGTACAAGATGTTTCTTCTGTAGAAAAAAAGTTAGGCTGCTATTTTTGTAATGATGTCACAGCACCTGGAAAT tcACTTGTAGATAAGACACTTGACCAGCAATGCACAGTTACCAGACCTGGTGTTTCCAACATAGCAGGAGCTTTGGCTGTTGAGTTATTTGTATCGTACATTCAATTGAA GTATAATGTGTTGGCAAATGCTAAATGTTGTTTGGGAATTGTACCTCACTCCATTAGAGGATTTATATCTGATTTTCAGCAGATAATACCATTTACTTCAAGTTTTTTTCAATGCATTGCATGTTCACCAAca gTCATTAAtgactttttgaaaaaaaaagaagagtTTTTAAGCAATGTATTTACAAATCCTAACTATTTAGAAGATTTAACTGGACTAACAAGtcttaaaaatgaatttgaaaACATCCAA atTTTTGAAATGAATGATTCGGATGTTGAAGATTCTGGAACTTATAGCGAACGGgtgtga
- the LOC132929036 gene encoding ATP-dependent RNA helicase DDX42: MHNNKTNDKISFSFNSGGRTSTSRSVAIPPPPSNSGLSKQGYSTLNAINHSAISSTWGVPKKRAKTEEEYFEDEDEHQQPQLEYIPAPDSPSNKKSDCDSDSSEDPLDAFMEGLEKEVKKAKTSDKKEKREDEKGIRQDIEEEDIEESYYRYMEENPTAGLVDETSDIEIDYDEDGNPIAPPKKKEIDPLPPIDHSLIKYQNFEKNFYSPHSEISSLTVDKVIQLRKTLGLRVNGADLPYPVTSFAHFNFDDTLMKIIRKSDYTQPTPIQSQAVPAALAGRDIIGIAKTGSGKTLAFIWPMLIHIMDQPELKEGDGPVGLILAPTRELSQQIYVEAKKFGKIYNLRVVCCYGGGSKWEQSKALEGGAEIIVGTPGRVIDLVKMAATNLTRVTFLVLDEADRMFNMGFEPQVRSICDHVRPDRQTLLFSATFKKKIEKLARDILTDPIRIVQGDIGEANTDVTQIMLVMPQSDKCQWLLDNIVQFTSNGSILVFVTKKLDAEQLASTLALKEYEVLLLHGDMDQAERNKVITQFKKQEVNIMVATDVAARGLDIAHIRTVVNYDIARDIDTHTHRIGRTGRAGEKGTAFTLVTPKDHEFAGHLVRSLEGVGQEVPKPLMDLAMQSSWFRKSRFKGGKGKSVNAGGAGLGYREPSGSNNFSAASSYQCPKPPAAAPPAPKGGPGSGRLLALKEAFKMQYQNQFKASEDHTWEQTVGSNSSVKVHTGPLKERKAKKKPVGQLKSLFISENFLILFDL; the protein is encoded by the exons ATGCACAACAACAAGACGAATGATAAAATATCGTTTTCGTTCAATTCCGGTGGACGGACGTCGACGTCCCGGTCGGTGGCCATACCTCCTCCACCGTCAAACAGCGGACTCAGTAAGCAGGGCTACTCCACTTTGAACGCCATAAACCATTCGGCAATCTCCTCGACTTGGGGCGTGCCAAAAAAACGAGCGAAAACCGAAGAAGA GTATTTTGAAGACGAAGATGAACATCAACAACCTCAACTCGAGTACATTCCTGCACCCGATAGTCCGTCTAATAAAAAATCTGACTGCGATTCTGATTCGTCTGAAGATCCATTGGATGCGTTCATGGAAGGATTAGAAAAAGAA gtaaaaaaggcaaaaacttctgacaaaaaagaaaaaagagaaGATGAAAAAGGTATTAGACAAGATATTGAAGAAGAGGACATAGAAGAATCATACTACAG GTATATGGAAGAAAATCCAACAGCAGGTCTCGTCGATGAAACTTCAGACATTGAAATTGATTATGACGAAGACGGTAATCCTATAGCTCCACCAAAGAAAAAA GAAATAGATCCATTACCTCCCATTGATCATTCTTTAATCAAATACCAAAACTTTGAAAAGAACTTTTACTCTCCACACAGTGAAATATCATCTTTAACTGTGGATAAAGTTATTCAATTACGTAAGACTCTTGGTCTCAGAGTAAATGGTGCTGATTTACCTTATCCAGTCACGTCATTTGctcattttaattttgacgatacactaatgaaaattattcgcAAGTCTGATTATACACAACCCACACCAATTCAAAGTCAAGCAGTTCCTGCTGCACTTGCTGGGCGTGATATCAttg GTATTGCAAAAACTGGTAGTGGTAAAACGTTAGCATTCATTTGGCCCATGTTGATACACATAATGGATCAGCCAGAACTGAAAGAAGGTGATGGACCAGTTGGTTTGATATTAGCGCCTACCAGAGAATTGTCTCAACAA ATCTATGTAGAAGcaaaaaaatttggaaaaatctATAACTTGAGAGTAGTATGTTGTTATGGTGGAGGTTCAAAGTGGGAACAATCGAAGGCACTTGAAGGAGGTGCTGAAATCATAGTGGGTACTCCTGGGAGAGTAATTGATTTAGTTAAGATGGCTGCAACCAATTTAACTAGAGTAACATTCCTTGTATTGGATGAAGCTGATAGAATGTTTAATATGGGTTTTG AACCTCAAGTGCGTTCCATTTGTGACCACGTGAGACCAGATCGTCAAACATTGCTGTTTTCGGCaacatttaaaaagaaaatagaaaAGTTGGCACGCGATATTCTTACTGATCCTATAAGAATTGTTCAAGGGGATATTGGTGAAGCAAACACTGATGTAACACAAATTATGTTGGTGATGCCACAGAGTGACAAGTGCCAATGGTTGTTGGATAATATAGTTCAATTTACGTCAAATGGATCAATTCTTGTATTCGTTACTAAAAAA TTGGATGCAGAACAACTAGCCAGTACACTTGCTCTAAAAGAGTATGAAGTATTACTGTTACACGGTGACATGGACCAAGCCGAAAGGAACAAAGTAATAACACAATTCAAAAAACAAGAAGTTAATATAATGGTAGCCACTGATGTTGCTG CCAGAGGTCTAGATATAGCTCATATTAGAACAGTGGTGAATTACGACATAGCTAGAGATATTGACACACATACACATCGTATAGGAAGAACTG gtCGAGCGGGAGAAAAAGGTACAGCATTTACTCTAGTCACACCAAAAGATCATGAATTTGCTGGCCACTTGGTACGAAGTCTTGAAGGTGTGGGACAGGAAGTTCCCAAACCACTTATGGATCTTGCCATGCAG agCTCTTGGTTCAGAAAAAGTCGTTTCAAAGGTGGAAAGGGTAAATCAGTCAATGCCGGAGGTGCTGGACTAGGATATCGGGAACCATCGGGCTCCAATAATTTTTCC gcAGCGAGTTCGTATCAGTGCCCAAAACCTCCAGCTGCAGCACCGCCAGCACCAAAAGGTGGTCCTGGATCAGGACGACTATTAGCACTGAAAGAAGCATTTAAAATGCAATACCAAAATCAA TTTAAAGCCAGTGAAGATCACACTTGGGAACAAACAGTCGGCTCAAATTCATCGGTAAAAGTGCACACGGGTCCATTAAAAGAACGAAAAGCCAAAAAAAAACCGGTGGGacaattaaaaagtttatttataagtgaaaattttttgattttgtttgatctttaa
- the LOC132929283 gene encoding LOW QUALITY PROTEIN: citron Rho-interacting kinase-like (The sequence of the model RefSeq protein was modified relative to this genomic sequence to represent the inferred CDS: deleted 1 base in 1 codon), whose protein sequence is MEPAAESISVRSMRISEVLSGPTIMATTALNKELLFDAIILLFDECNNEFMKSDPLITNFVNKFKMAIPELKSLRVNRLDFESKQVIGKGHFGDVELVVEKHTKDIFAMKVLKKDNLLNHRDIAFFEYERDIMASSSSPFLTQLHYAFQDFQNLYLVMDYHPGGDFANLIDKFNGTLPEETAKFYIAELLLAVKHLHTMGFAHRDIKPENMMLDRVGHLKLVDFGSSAKLNRDGKICVRMPVGTSEYLAPEVLIFMQSNSKSMEGYGPQCDLWSVGIVAYEMATGDTPFNSEQQAVIYSNILNFDNILKYPPYLKVSSSYRQMIESLVCHVDKRFTVDMMLDLDIFSKINFNSLHDQVPPYIPSLSSDNDVSNFPIHERVRPALNINDFKKQKHFSGRDLPFIGFTYSMQVSKRNQSYFMTNNPELETSIRVKRKELEDAQVLIQAYEEKLAEYDSLFVENDMKIKKMEEENVLLHVDVTSLSSELGRLTKISETSDTSHEDINITQKKQAEMVKNEIDKWEIKTINELYNIEELKVQIEDLQAQNTELQSQLFKHQDDIKIYQSNEEQLNKKVIKLKSKLKHMVRRSKQLTEENSIDNHVSALISEMKIKEDAFEVEKNKLNTDNQCLKKKIVVMEKDLDSLNFKISQYAEKELAVLSEHKNICKKMASDFESKLNCVTQEKDNEIEKLHLQIAQLQQQNCCLNSESLLSFEKHETAISAKENEKEFETELRNREQEIRDLKLDLRILQRKYKTMEDNTSSLREYHKDARNNFKQEIAKLQEEHNLLIKKKEDELKLLQDNITNLNQAIESLQLKYDKEVAEHQRLSNELNKINNESKVQISEKSSLERQILEYKTKFNKSETNIKTLQELVTVQDEQLESFEETVLTFKNKEKQFLEDIKTKQNEIEKIRNEVREAKKMYNEEKSLRILAESRGKTFESVQDNVKAELKLLTDRVHDKNVEIDTMKKQLDEVNSDLRDKSTMFYTLQIESEKVIKELNRMKAEISETISQKQLLKEANVRLTAQLEAMVEDSNVMQNVISKYKNGLMEQKVYYEERLIKADATILQQTKLIDFLQTKFDDVTKKKRTLGDMLFSGKNKENIDQKEIEFLLNSERSKSKDLANKLYQTQAELNMVKTQGPLTPLVPTRLNFEANSPAYKKLTSTTLSQLQSFHKFEVKICKRDGLQCSHCKTEIVSRQQISQCQECRVSTHVTCSHELLPDCTPIKKEEQTTMPVLSDSKKKTEIESWVTIWDNTKQIWDRKYAKFDQGVLQILNDKHDTQPFYTLPLMMSSNIVKIVDVAESNDSTFDRNSNEDYDQMLKIEVYNLNTGWMTLFLYIIVSSVSEKQNWLSIIKEFLENCECVAQSQQNHDYKDNIYTFHKDKLLNINCIHQISQSVFLLGAVEGLFSVHIKSENEQVKHDLVPIVGPKLVNDFVFLPKLQLVLMIAGTTKELLKCNMRTVVLNSELSQMSKPVIEVVRIVDEIRNSQPSKTTMSELKEINCIAVSRCNELVVIGSEHSVTVLKWQDTQFVVTKILKTNVPTNCICFTPSGIIFTTNSFYKIDTENFSCKRFFTDSLAKSHDYRPMFVCELTRNKEYLLCYNVYGVFVDSDGKKTRGGEMKWPYSPNSFAFKKPFLIIVSESEICVIKITQSCCVDEDTWSITSTKQPKDKAVLTINRPKLLRGSDICLTNTNDFQGTCSVFQLDPSKIIRNSLASNDTLDTCGTQDTCDESEFSFTSSMLENLDEPEENQRKVCFNPNIQFNSN, encoded by the exons ATGGAACCGGCAGCCGAATCAATATCGGTGCGATCTATGCGCATTAGCGAAGTGCTAAGTGGTCCGACAATTATGGCCACGACAGCTCTAAACAAGGAACTGCTATTCGACGCCATCATATTGCTGTTTGACGAATGCAACAACGAATTTATGAAAAGCGATCCACTGATCACAAATTTCGTGAACAAAT ttAAAATGGCCATACCTGAGTTGAAATCTCTCAGAGTCAATCGTTTGGATTTTGAATCTAAACAAGTGATCGGTAAAGGGCATTTCGGAGACGTAGAATTAGTGGTAGAAAAACATACCAAGGATATTTTTGCAATGAAAGTGTTGAAAAAGGATAATTTGCTTAATCACAgagat attgctTTTTTCGAGTATGAAAGAGATATTATGGCATCATCAAGTTCTCCATTTTTAACACAATTGCATTATGCTTTTCAAGACTTTCAAAATCTTTACCTGGTTATGGACTATCACCCTGGAGGAGATTTtgcaaatttaattgataagttTAATGGTACATTACCAGAGGAAACAGCCAA gtTTTATATCGCTGAACTCTTACTAGCTGTTAAACATCTGCATACAATGGGCTTTGCTCATCGCGACATCAAGCCTGAAAATATGATGTTAGATCGTGTTGGTCATCTGAAATTGGTTGATTTTGGTTCTTCAGCAAAACTTAATCGTGATGGAAAAATTTGTGTCCGTATGCCTGTTGGTACTTCTGAGTATTTAGCACCAGaagttttaata TTTATGCAGTCAAATTCAAAATCAATGGAGGGTTATGGACCCCAATGTGATCTATGGTCTGTTGGTATTGTTGCGTATGAGATGGCAACTGGGGATACTCCATTCAATTCTGAACAACAAGcagttatttattcaaatatattaaattttgacaatattttgaAGTATCCTCCTTATTTGAAAGTATCTTCAT CTTATAGACAGATGATTGAGTCTTTAGTATGTCATGTTGACAAAAGATTTACTGTTGACATGATGCTAGATTtggatattttttcaaaaataaatttcaatagctTACATGACCAGGTACCCCCTTATATTCCATCACTTTCGTCTGATAATGATGTTTCTAATTTTCCAATACATGAACGTGTTCGTCCAGCAttgaatattaatgattttaaa AAACAAAAACACTTCTCTGGCAGAGATCTTCCATTTATTGGTTTCACATACAGTATGCAAGTATCGAAACGAAATCAATCTTATTTTATGACCAACAATCCTGAATTAGAAACATCTATAAGAGTAAAGCGTAAGGAATTAGAAGACGCTCAAGTTTTAATTCAAGCATATGAAGAAAAATTAGCAGAATATGACTCATTATTTGTTGAAAATGACATGaagattaaaaaaatggaagaagaaaatgtattattacatgtAGATGTGACTTCCTTGAGTAGTGAATTAGGCAGATTAACCAAAATCAGTGAAACTAGTGATACTAGTCATGaggatattaatattacacaaaaaaaacaagCAGAAATGGTTAAA aatgaGATTGATAAATGGgaaatcaaaacaattaatgAGTTGTATAATATAGAGGAATTAAAAGTACAAATTGAAGATTTACAAGCCCAGAACACTGAATTACAATCACa actATTTAAACACCaagatgatattaaaatatatcaaagcaACGAAGAACaacttaataaaaaagtaattaagcttaaatcaaaattaaagcaCATGGTTCGTCGATCAAAACAGTTGACCGAAGAAAATAGTATTGATAATCATGTTTCTGCATTAATATCTGAAATGAAAATTAAAGAAGATgcatttgaagttgaaaaaaataaattaaatactgataatcaatgtctcaaaaaaaaaattgttgtcatGGAAAAAGATTTAGATAGTTTAAATTTCAAA ATATCTCAGTATGCTGAAAAAGAACTTGCTGTATTAtctgaacataaaaatatttgtaagaaaATGGCTTCTGATTTCGAATCAAAATTGAATTGTGTAACACAAGAAAAAGATAATGAAATTGAAAAGTTACATTTGCAAATAGCTCAGCTGCAACAACAAAACTGTTGTCTAAACAGTGAATCTTTACTTTCTTTTGAAAAACATGAAACTGCTATCTCTGCaaaagaaaatgaaaaagaa TTTGAAACAGAGTTGCGAAATAGAGAACAAGAAATTCGTGATTTAAAATTAGACTTGAGAATACtgcaaagaaaatataaaacaatggaAGATAATACAAGTAGTCTTAGA gaataTCATAAAGATGCACGAAATAATTTCAAGCAGGAAATTGCTAAATTACAAGAAGAACATAATttgctaattaaaaaaaaagaagatgaACTGAAGTTATTGCAGGATAATATTACAAATCTCAATCAAGCAATAGAATCATTACAATTAAAGTATGACAAAGAAGTAGCTGAACACCAAAGGCTAAGTAACGAAttgaataagataaataatgaaTCTAAAGTCCAGATTAGTGAAAAATCTTCTCTTGAAAGACAA ATTCTTgagtataaaactaaatttaataaaagtgaaaCAAATATTAAGACATTGCAAGAACTAGTTACTGTTCAAGATGAACAACTTGAAAGCTTTGAAGAAaccgttttaacttttaaaaacaaagaaaaacagTTTTTGGAAGATATTAAAACCAAACAG aatgaaattgaaaaaataagaaaCGAAGTACGTGaagcaaaaaaaatgtataatgaagaAAAATCATTGAGAATTTTAGCTGAAAGTAGAGGAAAAACATTTGAAAGTGTACAAGATAATGTTAAAgcagaattaaaattattgacagATCGAGTTCatgataaaaatgtagaaaTTGATACAATGAAGAAACAG TTAGATGAAGTTAACTCTGATTTAAGAGATAAAAGTACAATGTTTTATACATTACAAATTGAATCCGAAAAGGTCATTAAGGAGTTGAATAGAATGAAAGCGGAAATATCTGAAACTATAAGTCAAAAACAGTTATTGAAAGAAGCCAATGTTCGGTTAACTGCTCAGTTAGAAGCTATGGTTGAAGACTCAAAT GTTATGCAAaatgtaatttcaaaatataagaaTGGTTTAATGGAACAAAAAGTTTATTACGAGGAACGTTTAATAAAGGCAGATGCTACTATTCTCCAACAAACCAAACTTATTGATTTCCTGCAAACAAAGTTTGATGATGTGACCAAAAAGAAGAGAACATTGGGTGATATGTTGTTCAGtggtaaaaataaagaaaatattgatcaaaaa gAAATTGAATTTCTATTGAATTCTGAAAGGAGTAAATCTAAAGATCTTGCGAATAAACTTTATCAAACTCAAGCTGAACTGAATATGGTGAAAACCCAAGGTCCATTGACACCTTTAGTCCCCACACGTCTTAATTTTGAAGCTAATTCGCCtgcctataaaaaattaacttctaCTACACTATCACAACTTCAGTCATTTCATAA atttgaAGTAAAGATATGCAAACGTGATGGATTACAATGTTCACATTGCAAAACTGAAATTGTGAGTAGGCAACAAATAAGTCAATGTCAAGAGTGTAGGGTGTCTACACATGTAACATGTTCACATGAGTTATTACCTGATTGTACTCCAATAAAAAAAGAAGAACAAACTACTATGCCTGTTCTAAGTGACAGTAAGAAAAAAACCGAGATTGAATCATGGGTTACTATTTGGga CAATACAAAACAGATTTGGGATCGAAAGTATGCAAAATTTGATCAAGGGGTGCTACAAATTCTCAATGACAAACATGATACTCAACCATTTTATACTCTACCATTGATGATGTcatcaaatattgttaaaattgttgatGTAGCAGAATCGAATGATTCAACATTTGATAGAAATTCTAATGAAGATTATGATCAGATGTTGAAAATTGAAGTGTACAACTTGAACACTGGATGGATGaccttatttttatacattattgtgtCTAGCGTGTCTGAAAAACAGAATTGGTTGAGTATAATTAAAGAGTTCTTAGAAAATTGTGAATGTGTTGCTCAATCACAACAAAATCATGACTACaaagataatatatacaccttccataaagataaattacttaatattaactGCATTCATCAAATATCACAAAGT GTATTCTTATTAGGTGCTGTTGAAGGATTATTTTCAGTCCACATAAAATCTGAGAATGAACAAGTTAAACATGATCTCGTCCCTATAGTTGGACCAAAACTAGTCAATGACTTTGTCTTCTTGCCCAAACTTCAATTAGTTTTAATGATTGCTG GAACCACAAAAGAACTATTGAAATGTAATATGAGAACTGTTGTTCTAAATTCAGAATTAAGTCAAATGTCAAAGCCAGTTATTGAAGTGGTTCGTATTGTAGATGAAATACGTAACAGTCAACCATCCAAAACGACTATGTCTGAATTGAAAGAAATTAACTGTATCGCTGTTTCTCGCTGTAATGAATTGGTAGTTATAGGATCTGAACATAGTGTTac TGTTTTAAAATGGCAAGATACACAGTTTgttgtaactaaaatattaaaaaccaatgTTCCAACTAATTGCATTTGCTTTACACCCAGTGGAATTATATTTACTACCAATAGCTTTTACAAAATTGATACAGAAAATTTTAGTTGTAAAA gatTTTTCACAGATTCACTTGCTAAATCACATGACTATCGACCGATGTTTGTGTGTGAATTGACGAGAAATAAGGAATATCTTTTATGTTACAATGTGTACGGAGTGTTTGTTGACTCTGAT GGAAAAAAAACCCGTGGTGGTGAAATGAAGTGGCCATACAGCCCAAATAGTTTTG cattcaaaaaaccatttttaataattgtatctgAATCCGAAAtttgtgttataaaaattaccCAGTCTTGTTGTGTGGATGAAGACACATGGAGTATCACATCAACTAAACAGCCTAAAGACAAAGCAGTTTTGACCATAAATCGTCCTAaacttttaa gaggtAGCGATATATGTTTGACAAACACAAATGATTTCCAAGGTACATGTAGTGTCTTTCAGTTGGATCcatctaaaattattagaaactcACTAGCTTCAAATGATACCTTAGACACATGTGGCACACAAGATACATG TGATGAATCAGAGTTTAGTTTCACTTCTTCCATGTTGGAAAATTTAGATGAACCAGAAGAAAATCAAAGAAAAGTTTGCTTCAATcctaatatacaatttaatagtaattaa
- the LOC132929130 gene encoding flightin yields the protein MADPDAPAWMLDDDVADESTNVGGDEEVVEEDTAPVQKVEAPKPPAEWRKTYKLAIEEKDRRKIFRHWARPTRLQYQILYDYQSNYYDDYITYMNRRQRGLYDPVPVPQTWEERVLRTCTKDGRRLSSSDFPLVKSKLNDYMVIPSVCRADHDKHYYYRQYYDQLIGTPWVTLSTLGRNPNMLSVPRPTIKDRLHAQNI from the exons ATGGCTGATCCTGATGCACCTGCCTGGATGCTCGACGATGACGTCGCAGACGAATCTACTAATGTCGGTGGTGATGAAGAAGTCGTCGAAGAGGATACTGCACCGGTCCAAAAAGTCGAAGCGCCTAAACCACCAGCTGAATGGAGGAAAACTTATAAGCTCGCT ATCGAGGAGAAAGACAGGCGCAAGATTTTCAGACACTGGGCCCGACCGACCAGGCTTCAGTATCAAATCCTGTACGACTACCAGAGTAATTACTACGACGACTACATAACGTACATGAACAGGCGACAAAGGGGACTGTATGACCCGGTGCCCGTGCCGCAGACGTGGGAGGAACGCGTGCTCAGGACGTGTACCAAAGACGGCCGCCGTCTGTCGTCGTCTGACTTCCCGCTGGTTAAGTCCAAGCTCAACGACTACATGGTAATACCATCCGTGTGCCGGGCTGATCACGACAAGCATTACTACTACAGACAGTACTACGACCAACTCATCGGTACACCTTG GGTTACGTTGTCAACATTAGGTCGTAATCCTAATATGCTGAGTGTACCACGGCCAACCATTAAAGACCGATTGCATGctcaaaatatctaa